From Zingiber officinale cultivar Zhangliang chromosome 5B, Zo_v1.1, whole genome shotgun sequence, the proteins below share one genomic window:
- the LOC121986640 gene encoding uncharacterized protein LOC121986640 gives MASYEALYGWKCRTPLHWDEVGDRAVLGPDIVVNTVDLVAKIRNRMLSAQSRQKSYADLKQTDLEFTVGDLVFLKVSPMKGWTPDLSYEEVPKQILDHQVQKLRNKEIRMVKVLWGNQLTEEAMWESELDMRNRYPELFGKSNFEDEIFFKGGRIVRPQERN, from the exons ATGGCTTCGTATGAGGCGCTGTATGGATGGAAGTGCAGGACACCATTGCATTGGGATGAGGTAGGAGATAGAGCCGTGTTAGGTCCAGACATTGTGGTCAATACAGTCGATCTAGTTGCTAAGATTCGGAACAGGATGCTATCAGCACAAAgccgacagaagagttatgctgatctgAAACAGACGGATTTGGAATTTACAGTAGGGGATCTTGTATTTCTCAAAGTGTCACCGATGAAAGGG TGGACACCAGATTTGTCCTATGAGGAAGTGCCGAAGCAAATACTTGATCACCAAGTCCAGAAGTTGAGGAACAAGGAGATCAGGATGGTAAAAGTTCTATGGGGAAACCAGCTGACGGAGGAGGCAATGTGGGAATCTGAATTGGATATGCGCAACCGCTACCCCGAGTTATTCGGTAAGTCAAATTTCGAggatgaaattttttttaaggggGGAAGAATTGTAAGGCCTCAGGAGCGTAACtga